In the Zingiber officinale cultivar Zhangliang chromosome 5A, Zo_v1.1, whole genome shotgun sequence genome, AGTTCACATTCACGCTGAAGCATCAATCCAGGAGTCTTAATTGTATTGTAGATGCTCTAAGCTGTCATTCTTCCCTGCTTACTACCATGAGCATTAAGGTTGTCAGCTTTGGATCTTTCTTAGATATACAACACATTATCAGTGAATTGCATAACGAAGGACATTTTGACCAAAATAAGACATTAGCCCTCATCTCTTCCGACTTCTATTGGACCAAGTTAACCAATGACGTAGCTCATTTCGTGGACCATTGCTTTGTTTGTCAGCAATCTAAGGGAACCCTCACCAATGCAGACTCTATTCTAGTTGTGGTGGACCGATTCTCCAAAATGACTCACTTTGTGGCATGAAAAAAAAACATGGATGCTGTTCGGATTGTCACCCTCTTCTTCAAAGAGACTATGCGTTTACACGGTATTCCTCAAACTATTACTTCGGATCGTGATACTAAATTCGTCAGTCAATTTTGGAAGACTTTATGGGAAAAGTTAGGGACAAAGCTAAACTTCAACAGCGCCTATcccctcagacggatggtcagaATGAGGTAGTGAATCGAGCTTAGGAAATCTTCTGAGATGTTTCACAGGAACCAAACCGAAGCAATGAGATCTAATTTTACCTCAAGTAGAATTCACATACAATAGATCAAAGAACATGACCACTGGTTTGAGTTCTTTCGAAGTTGTTTATGGACGAAACTCATCTGGGGTACTGGATTTAGTCCCTATTTCGCGTCCCCGATAAACTAACCCCAAGGCTGAGGAGATGGCTGAGCATCTTTGAGTTATTCATGAGCAGGTTAAGTAAACTATTGAAGAAAGAAACACCGAATACAAGATCAGGGTAGATCGACATCGACGTCAGGTTCTTTTTGACATTGGTGATATGGTTTGGGCTGTATTAACTCGTGACCATTTCCCTGTTGGTGAATACAACAAGCTCAAAGATCGAAAGATTGGACCTTGCGAGATACTAGAAAAGATTAATGACAATGCCTATAGGTTGTGACTTCCTAGCCATTTAAAAACTTCTGATGTTTTTAATATAAAACACTTAAGTCATTGTGCTCTGGAACCGGATATATCCACCCTAAACTTGAGGACGAGTTCTCTTCAACTCCAGGCGACTGATGCAGGAGAGAATCCAAAATTGGAGGTTTTTAAGTAGTTATCcgttaattaaatttagtttattttttatatttaatcttgTCCTAAATCTTAGGAACCGAGTCTTGATAGTTAATTTATTCTAAATCTTAGGAAATAAGTCTAGTTGGTTATTgttttatttagattttttttagggttttgagagctatataagcctatgcttagatgatgtttgcagacaagttattttgatattgaatcgaTTGGTTTCGCTTAAGTCACGTTACGACTATatctcttttgttctttatttcTCGCTCTTATTTTCTGaagaaggtttttttttaaacctaTCTTGAGCTACTTCTTATTTTGTTATTTCTCTCTTGTTTCTTCTTAATCCCTCTATAACTTCATGCcccagaataatctatattctgcTCGGCATCACCTTGTTAGCTAACCGAGATATATTTAACAGACAGGCATGAGACAACATTTTAACAACCTGTCAGAGTTGTCAAGGAATATTCCTTTGAAACCTCCTTCAGAAGCTATTTTGTTTCCCATTGTGCAACCATTTATGACATCATACTTTTGTAACAGCTTCATCAAAGGTCTAAGCCAGAAGCGACAAAAGAGGTATATCTGTGGGTAGATAAAAGATTCCTCAAATACTCATGACATAACAAACTAACAAACTCCTATACACAAGGTCATCTCATGATCACGGAGATTATGAGAAGTGCTATAAAAAGGGGgtcctctccattggcaaggtacACAATCTACATCATTTGAGCTCTATTCTCGGGCGAGCACTTCTCTTTTCTTGACTCCTTCATCCAGGACCGTACTaacatgagcgtcggagggtcttgcCAGGGATCCCCTTCCCTGTCCTTTGGTCACTAACTCTTCGTTGGATCATCGCGTGTGCGCAGGATCGTAAGGAATCTTCGCCAAGAAGGGAAAAATCTTGTTCCAGTCAAATATTTGTCCATTGTCACTAGCGTGCTATCTCTACAGCTCTCAGACAGGATTAGTAATCTTAGATTGTAGGATCCTACTATCTAGAACACAAAATCAATCCTGAATCATACATGATCATTTTGTAATAGAATCGAATCAAGATCGGTGGGATCGGTAAGATCGAATAGAATCGAAGTAGCATCAAGCTTtgaaaaatcataacttttgactcgaattTAACCACGAGacttataatatatcaaattgaaggtTGTTTAGAGATTTACAGTTGATTATCAGATGAAACCTATAACAGCTCAGTGTTAAACCCAAAACATATCGTTTAAAGCCTTTTGCGATGTCGAGAAGATATTTAGTCTTTTATTATCTTTtagattattttataatttaagttttttttgtcTTCTATAGAGTTAGGGTTAGAGTTATGAGATTATTTAAACAtctatttagttaatttttagttaatttttatcaataatattatgTCGTTTATTTTCACCCAAAATGATAAGTTTTTAGATGTCTATCGTATGATATTCTACTAAATCAAAaggtctttagaagattatttccaaCGTTTGTATtcgaataaaattttttaatagttTCTATTACATTAACTGCTTATTTTtccataaattaaattaattatcttGTGAATCAAGGGAACATTCTCGAAGTTGAAtacgattattattattatgttaatagaaattttatactctTGAATTTTgtaatatgaaaatataaatattattgagtaTTATTATGCTAAAAATAGCATGGTAGTTAAAAATTAACGGTAAATTGCCCTAAAATCCCTAATAGCAAATTCAACTTCCTCCTTAGTCACTATGTCAAAAAAGTTTTATTCGCACTTTCTGCATGAAAACTTTTCTTTACTTCAACTCCCTAATGGATATCGATTTACCTAATTGTCCTTAtttttttttaggtataaaaaatcaagatgaggtataattcCTCACAAGTGTAGTATATTTAAActaaaatatagtatattttctattaaattgagcacaacTCTTTTTTTCGCCTAAACAATCGATTGATATACTTGATTATAGTTGAATAATACTGAATCTAGGTGGAATTATACCtcattttaaactttttatacctataaaaaataataagagaTTCTGATCTAAATCTAATAGTGTAATTCCTACTAAATTTAGCATCAtttaactagaatcgagtatatcaaTCGACTTGTCATGCGGAAAAAGGGTTGTActtaatatgataaaaaaaaatatactagattctagtttaaatGTATTGAATTTAAGAAGACTtatacttaattttaaacttcttttACCTAAAAAAAATAAGGACAATTAGGTAATCAGTGTGCATtagggagttgaagcaaataaaagtTTATATGTAAATAGTGAGGATAATTTTTTTTGATATAGGGACTTAGGAAGAAAAGTTTGCATCTAGAGATTTTAGGACAATAtaccctttatatatatatatatatatatatttttaaaaaaaaaattattttaaattaataatcaTGTTCCATAAAATTTAATAGTTTTTGGTAGAATTGTACAATTCTACGATCCCGACTTGATATGATCATGATTCTAAATTCATCCCACATGGGATCATGATTCAATAAATTATGCCACATGATTTTATAAATTATGGGTCTTGGGACGGATTGACATGGACGCTGGGGACGAGCATATTCATCTTTTTACCATCATGATTCTATAAATTATGCCACCATGATTTTATAAATTATGCAGTCGAACCTCGATGCCCATATGAATTCTTACGTACTACTAGAAGCAAGGGGACGCGGGCGTTGGGAGCTTGCTTTTGATAAGTGTCATAGATGTGACGTTGATGTCGTGCACCTAATGCTAAGTGAAAATCGTCATCGTGAGTTATATTTGTCATTATCCATCTTATCAGTGACATATACTTATAAATTCATATCTGAGTGTACCTGTCAAGAAGGAATAGTCGGACATTCAGACCAAGAGGTCCGATTTGATCATCATATTTTCCAACGGGAATCTCTTAGAAGTGTTTGATTTGCTACCAAGTTGATGGAAGAAATTGGTTTTATCTATTAACAGGTAGAAACGGTAGCTCAGTGAACGGGCCATATAATCGTCGGTTAGTCGGAGTCGTTTCGCCTCCCAAAACTAACGGGCGGACTATTATCGAGGTATTCTCAAAAATATTCTGATAAGAACTTGAACGGAAACCGGTTTAGTGGATTTTTGTggatgattctccccctgtttTATATTTCGTGTGCTTTTCTCCCCTTcgcatctccctctcttcctctgtcCAAATTTCTCGTCGGCCACCGATGGTAGCCTGCCTGCTGCACAGCCACACGCCCGTCGCCGCTGCTCGCAGCCCCCACCTTCCTCGCTTTCCCAAACCCCTCTCGGCGTTTCCCTTCTGCCGGCGCCCCTCCCTCTCCGACCGTCCATCTACTCCCCGAACCGTCAATGCCGTCGGGCCCAACTCGTCTTCCTTCCCCAATCCTCAAAAACAGattcagcagcagcagcaggtgAGGACTTTGTTCCCCGGCGGGTTCAAGCGGCCGGAGATTAGTGTCCCCGCCTTGGTGCTCCGATTAAGCGTTGACGAGTCGCTCGAAAGGGGGGCCGAAATTGACTTTGCCTTGCCCAAAGGAGTCGGAGTGGTTGTGCTCGACGGTGGCGCGTGCTCTGAAATCATTGGTCGGCGACAGGGCCTACCTTCTAATTACTCTCCATTTGTGGGAACAACTTGATTCAATTTAATATTTACACATGTAGGtacatatatattattttgttatACTTCCTCTGTATTGTGTGAGATCCAGTGGGAAAGTTAGAGAGAGAGTGAAATCACAATGTCATTTAATGGACGATACACTGATCAGGGATATAGGGGTACCAGTGGTGAAGATTGTACAAAGTTGCTAGTAGGCAACTAACATGAGATGAGACCTAAATGGGCAATGATGGATCAAGCATAACACGAAtgatgagaggaagagaaaaagagagaagaagaagaccaagaggaagaataCTTAGTAGGCAACTTGCCCACTATGAGCAATGCATGGTTAGTATTAAGCAACATGGGCTGAATATATACATGTTTTCCATGCAAATGAGTGTCTGTTTCTGTACACAGCTGAAAGGACATGTTTTGCCCACTATGGAATTAATTTTGAGATTGAGTAGATGCACTCAAATGTTGATCATAAGTTCttattgttggtatattttttagTGATTTTTGCCATTATTATTTTCACATGAACGTATTCCTTAAATGTGGGTTTGCACAATACTTAGCTGTTGTCTCCGTTGGTGGTTTGACAGACTCCTATTGTCAGATGTAAAGAGGTAGCACCTAATGTCTATTTTTAATGTAATATCATCTCTGCCTTTAACTCTGCAGCGTTCTTTATAACTTCCTGCAACAGTCAATTATGTAGTTATTAACCTTTTTCTATGATAGTTACGTTTAATCTCAATTGTTGTGGGAGAGCTGTACATAAAACAGTTGATATGCTTTCTTCATAATTTCGTTGTATACTTTTTGTTTACTGTTTTCTTTGTGATGGCTGACAAGTAATAGCAATTCATTGTTTCTGTTGATTACTATCTGCACATTGTTGCAAAAATTCCCATGATCCCTGCCAACTCATTTTGTTTTGTTATGCAATACAAACTCGTTGAAAGAAACCTGAGTGGATGTTTCTGAAATTGCCTTTTCTATTTTAATCTTTCTTATTTCTAAGATAAATGGTTCATTTTGTTCTTAGGGCGAATTTAACTCTGGAAAATCTACTATTATCAATGCCCTTCTTGGACAGAGATATCTCAAGGAAGGAGTGGTTCCTACTACAAATGAGATCACATTGCTTTTGCATTCTGAGACAGAGTCCGCCAAATACAGCCGCTGTGAAAGAAATCCAGATGGAcaatttatatgttatttgtcatctCCAATACTCAAACAAGTTAATAAATCTAAACTTCTCTAAAATATTATGTTCAAATTATTTGTCCTTGCATGTTTCTTTCAAAGTCATGCTTCATATCATCTCTGAGCAATTTTTTGGGTCTTATCTTATAAGCAAATAGAAGAATTAGGTGCAGAATTGTCTCTTGAAGGAAAGACTAAATTAATTGCAttttcatatttaaaatttcagCCTGTCATTTAAGAAAGCTCATTTTTAATACCAACAAAATTTAGCTTGAAAATACAACATTAAGCACCAAATGTTACTGCCATCAGGAACTTGTCCTTCATTAAGATCTGGGTTTAATTTATTGTCTTCTCGACTAATTTAATTGGTAAAGTTTTGTTTGCCAACTGTTTCTTTATTAATTCAACAAGACATTCACCAACCGAGGGATCAAATCCCATCATAAATTTGCTGGTTCGTCACTAGTCATTGCAAGAAGAAAAGTTAAAATTTATGAATGCATATTAAAAGACACGAATGACAACATTAGCCAGTGGATTCTCTCCCCTTTCAAATATTAAATTCCTTTTCAATACTTTGATGAGTGATACATCAATCTTCTTTTTATGATACAAATAATTTCCATTCTGCTCAATTGGCAGATTTTTGCTTGGGAGCTGTAAACATTTAGGAACATTAATATGACCTTTATTTATTAGCAAGTTAAAGAGAATTTTCAATTTACCTCTCTGTTCAGTATATTGCTGTTTTTGGGCTATTCTTGCTCCAAATGTAACATTCTTAAGAAATAATCTTACAGATACCATTAATTGCCATTAAATCATACTAGAATGTTTGGTACTAAGAATTCAAATACTAGCCTGAAACTTCCTGAGTTGGCGGCTTCTCTGTATTTTAGGTTGTTGGACTTGGAGCAAAAACAGTTTTCCATGAAGATAAATTGAGAGTTTTACCTAGCGGTTTTAGATGTTTGTAATGATCAAGGAGTTTCAGAAATGTATCGTTCATAAACGTTAGATTTTGGGAAATATAAAGCTGGTTTGATGGCTTAAATTTGAGGGTTCTCTTTGCTTGTTTTACGTGTTTACTATGCATGCCTAATTAGTTAATACAAGACCCATCTTGTTGTCTTCCAACCCTTTGTTTTCAAAGTGGTATTGAAGTTAAACGTTTTTATAGTTTAAGATTTTAAGCTAGTTTGCCTTACCAAGGCTACAAGGTTGAACTGTTGAACTTATAAAAATGTTGCTACTAATCCCACTAGAGCAAGAGGGCAGAACTTCAGATTTTTATGTTCAATTTGACCCTTGTTTTCTATTGCCTCCATATGCACAAAGTTCCCTCGCAgttatatatttttcattaacGTAAACACTCTTAAAATTTTACTGCTATGAAGTTGGTGTCCAACACCAGATGGTGACTTGTGTAttcaaatatattgaaatttgaaTTACTAATTTCTCATATATTCATATTATTAGAGCTGATAGATAAAATCAGAGAATTAATCCTGGATCACCTACTGATTTAGCGTAATTTTTTATTGTTGTGGTTAATCACGTGATTTCTCATTGCATTGGTTCACTAGCGGTTTGCGTATTTTGGAAACTTGTCTTACTTCTACATGCTTACTTACTAATTTCTAAATTATGATCTAAATGATTATTATTTCTTACTACACTGCAATTGTATAAACTAATTTGTCAGTTGAAGTTTATTTATAAGTTATAATTACTTTTCTATCATCAAAATCATGTGGTTGTCTCTTTGTATGATGGCACATCATCTTTGTCGCCCCACACATTGCCCATCCCTTCTATCTCATTCTTATGTTCTTTCAGTTCACACTTAATGGTCAAACTTCTAGATGATTCCGTTGTCTAAAGTGATCAGTATTAGAAAAGAACTCTCTATTATAGTTATTATGACAATCTATGTTAGTTGAACACAGATGCAGGTATTAAACATGTGTTAGATCAAAATATTCAACacgattgttttaaaaaaaaaattatacatgaCGGATAGGAGTATCAAGAATTATCTTGGAGTGTCAATGTTGGAGTATCATTGTCCAACACGGTTATGGAGGGGTTATATGAGTTCAAGTATTAGAGATAGGTAACGATATTTAGCCAACATAGTTACTACCTCAGCACCCTTCGTTTGCCTTTTTGCATGATTTAAGAAAAAATTACTATTTATCTATCATTTTCAACATCTCTTCTATCAGAGCTTGTGCCAATTTCACTTAAATCTGTCCTAACACATTCTCCCTCTCTCAAAGTAAAATGGTCAATAATTTTGTTACTTACATTCCTCCCCTCACAGAAAAAGATGTTGGAATTTTGAACTCACTCATATCTGTGATGCTTTTTTAGTTCCATTATTAATTGTAACTCTGAAAAGATAGATTGTCCTTTGGAAATGCCATAACTTATGAAGCCTTTCTTTGAGATCTCTTTGAGTAATATTGGATTTTACTTAGTCTCTCttccaattttaatttcttttttgaaGAGCATGATATTGAATCTCAATCTCTCATTTCACTGTGCAATCTCTCACGAATCTTTTGAAAGTGGCCAAGCTTCATCCTCCAAGACTCATTTCACTTTAAGGAAACCATTAGTGCCTACAATATAATGGGTATTATCTTGATTTATCATATAATTTCACTATTTTTAGTATCTAATACAACTTTTGTAGAATCTGATATTCTTCCCCTGATTGCATGCTTACCATATTCTTGCTTTCAATTTTGCTAATTTTGTTTCTGGGAATGTCAACTGTTAAGCAATGTCAGTTATATATTTCTGCAGTGTGGAAATCTGTATTTATGTATGTGCCTACTTATTTATCTGTCCAAATGTCAGGTTGCCtttcttttcttaaaattacAAAATTTTTCTGAATCTTTGCAGtatctttcttttcttaaaatgCAGATTGAGACAACAAAATCTCGAGCACTGAAGCTGACATATTCCCTCCTCAGATTGTCAAATATTGATCTTATTCCTGCATATGCTTTGAAAGCAGAAAGAACTGGTTCTACCTTCACTATCTCAACTTTCCAAAATGACATCATTAATCCTGCTCTTTCTGATGCACGAGTATGTTTTTTGTTCTAATTTATAATTTCAGATGTTCCTTTCATTTCTTTTAAGCATAAGCATAGTTTCTAGTTCAATTAATGTACATGGAATTGGCTTAACTGAGCATATTAACTATGATTTTTTCTGCATCTTCTTTAAATAGGACCTTGTAAGTGTAGTGTGCATGCTGCATACTTCCATGTGTAGAACTACAAGAATTGCTGAATAGTATCAATATTATACTTCCATGTGTAGGATCTTTGGTACGAAGTTCACTATTTCTATATTATACAATCCTTCCCATAAACAatcaaattatttcaaaaataaataaataaataaaaacttagaagAACTGGCCGATAGTATCAATCTGTCGGCGCTCATATTCCTCCGTTAGCCAAGTTGTTGTTTTGGCCAAAGGAAGCACTGCTAGCAAAGGATGGCACAGGGAgcaagtcgacgggctcggtggatccgagggacgagaatctATGGAAGAGTATGTTGGAGGAGCGAAAAGGATGCAACAATGCTTACGAGGGACGAGAATTTGgtgcggaagactactcgaggataAGGCctgagttgggttcaggtgagctcatcTCTGGATGGCCGGAGAATCATCCAAGCGACTGGAGCGGAAGACCGGACAAGTGAACATAGTGTTGACTTGCCCAGGCACCCTGACTCCGGGCGTTCAGAGAGGTTACGGGCGCTTGTACCGCCTAGGGAGCGCCCTCTTCAGAACGTTGTTGCGAATAAAGGATTGGGTCCACATCAGCAACAGTCCAGGCGCCCAGTCGATCTAGGGTCCTGgataaggaaaaattttatctTTGAGCTGTTGCGAAGCTAATAGAATTTGCACCGTGGTCCCTTGAGTTgagtaaagaagaaaagaagagagagGGCGGATAAATTTGTACCGTGGTAGAATTTAccctaattttttatgtgatcaaagggggatagAAATTTAGCCGGTTAAGGGGGAGTTAATAATTTGAGATAATTTGTAATATTTTTCTTAGTACTTAATTGAACTATCGTACTTGTAATATTTGCGAAATTAATTTATTACTTATTGTATGTTTTGATTAACCCTAATATAACTTGGGTtagatgcatatcaaaaaggtggagattgtaagtactcccgggttggttttgatgtggtcaaccaagtcaagttagatcctatAGTGCTTTGatctgtgtttaagtgtgcaagaacttaggaacacaagaagttgagcggaagacgtagcggacgagaaggatgacaccaggagcgagtcgacgggctcggtgcttcCAATGGACGAGAAGCTGCGGAAGATTATATCGGTGGAGTGAGAAGAATGCATGCGACGTTTCTGAGGAACGAGAAGcctgagcggaagattgctcgaggacaAAGCCGGAGTTGAGTTCGGgtaagctcaactctagatggcaggagaatcacccaagtgatTGGACCGGAAGATCGGATAAGTCAACACAGTGTTGACTTGTCCAGGAGCTTGGACATGTGCCCAGACTCCGGGCGCCTGAAGAGGATTTGGGCGCTCGAACCTCCTTGGGTGCCCGAACCTCCTTGGGCACCTCCTCTTCAGAACGTTGCTGCGGATAAAGGATTGGGTACACGTCGACAACAGTCCAAATGCCCGGAccgatccaagcgcccggacaagGACAAATTTTATCTTTGGGTCGTTGCGAAGACGATAGAATTT is a window encoding:
- the LOC121979322 gene encoding uncharacterized protein LOC121979322 isoform X1 produces the protein MGNDGSSITRMMRGREKERRRRPRGRILSRQLAHYEQCMGEFNSGKSTIINALLGQRYLKEGVVPTTNEITLLLHSETESAKYSRCERNPDGQFICYLSSPILKQIETTKSRALKLTYSLLRLSNIDLIPAYALKAERTGSTFTISTFQNDIINPALSDARVCFLF
- the LOC121979322 gene encoding uncharacterized protein LOC121979322 isoform X2 → MGNDGSSITRMMRGREKERRRRPRGRILSRQLAHYEQCMRYLKEGVVPTTNEITLLLHSETESAKYSRCERNPDGQFICYLSSPILKQIETTKSRALKLTYSLLRLSNIDLIPAYALKAERTGSTFTISTFQNDIINPALSDARVCFLF